Proteins encoded in a region of the Marinococcus sp. PL1-022 genome:
- a CDS encoding gamma carbonic anhydrase family protein — MIYPYNNQYPSIASTVFLADFTVITGDVTIGEESSIWFHTVIRGDVAPTLIGSRVNVQDQCLLHQSPKRPLIIEDDVTVGHQVMLHSAIVRKKSLIGMGSTVLDGAEIGEGAFIGAGSLVPPGKTIPAGVLAFGRPAKVVRDLTEEDKEDMERIRLEYVEKAREYKETSRRHQ, encoded by the coding sequence ATGATTTATCCTTACAATAACCAGTATCCCTCCATCGCTTCCACCGTTTTTTTAGCAGATTTCACGGTCATCACAGGCGACGTTACGATCGGCGAAGAATCGAGCATTTGGTTTCACACCGTTATTCGTGGGGACGTAGCGCCTACGCTCATTGGCAGCAGGGTCAATGTTCAGGATCAATGCCTGCTGCACCAGAGCCCGAAGCGTCCTCTGATTATTGAAGATGATGTGACTGTCGGTCATCAGGTGATGCTTCATTCCGCTATTGTAAGAAAAAAATCGCTTATCGGTATGGGATCTACAGTGCTTGACGGCGCAGAGATCGGAGAAGGGGCGTTCATCGGTGCCGGCAGCCTGGTCCCGCCCGGCAAAACGATCCCTGCCGGCGTACTTGCCTTTGGACGTCCTGCCAAAGTCGTTCGTGACCTCACTGAAGAGGACAAGGAAGACATGGAGCGTATCCGCCTCGAATACGTTGAGAAAGCCAGAGAGTATAAAGAAACAAGCCGCAGACATCAATGA
- a CDS encoding manganese-dependent inorganic pyrophosphatase gives MTTFIFGHKSPDTDAIASAIAYAYLKKRLGEDIEAGRLGEINSETAYALDYFKKKKPQLIHDLQKDTPVILMDHNERQQSIDGLENFRIKEIIDHHKIANVETKEPIYFRTEPVGCTATIVYQLYKENGIEVPEQEAGMMLSAIISDTLLFQSPTTVEKDRKAAKELAAAAGVEIKTYGISLLKAGTDWSATKDDDLVRTDMKDFDMKGWKVRIAQVNTAGVASVLNRREALFAKMEEAVQREAVDLYVLMITDVLQADSILLAAGAGKAKAGEAFGKKLQDGAVELPGVISRKKQVVPALQQII, from the coding sequence GTGACTACATTTATTTTTGGACATAAAAGTCCGGATACCGATGCCATAGCTTCAGCTATTGCCTATGCGTATTTAAAAAAGAGGTTGGGAGAAGACATTGAGGCGGGAAGACTGGGGGAAATAAATAGCGAAACTGCTTATGCGCTGGACTATTTCAAAAAGAAAAAGCCGCAATTAATTCACGATCTTCAAAAAGACACGCCGGTAATACTGATGGATCACAACGAACGACAGCAAAGTATTGATGGCCTGGAGAATTTTCGTATTAAAGAAATAATCGACCACCATAAAATTGCGAATGTTGAAACGAAAGAGCCAATATACTTTCGGACAGAGCCAGTAGGATGTACAGCGACAATCGTGTACCAATTGTATAAAGAAAACGGTATTGAGGTACCGGAACAGGAAGCAGGGATGATGCTTTCAGCTATTATTTCCGATACCTTGTTATTTCAATCCCCGACTACTGTTGAAAAAGACAGAAAGGCTGCGAAAGAACTGGCAGCAGCTGCCGGGGTAGAGATAAAAACATATGGAATCAGCCTTTTAAAGGCAGGTACAGATTGGAGTGCAACGAAAGATGACGATCTGGTACGGACCGATATGAAAGATTTTGACATGAAGGGCTGGAAGGTGCGTATCGCACAAGTGAATACGGCAGGAGTGGCATCCGTATTAAACCGTCGTGAAGCGCTGTTCGCCAAAATGGAAGAGGCAGTGCAGAGAGAAGCAGTAGATCTTTATGTATTAATGATCACTGATGTATTACAGGCGGACTCCATCCTTCTTGCAGCCGGGGCAGGGAAAGCCAAAGCTGGAGAGGCATTCGGGAAAAAACTGCAGGACGGGGCTGTGGAGCTTCCAGGAGTGATATCCCGGAAAAAACAAGTGGTCCCGGCTCTGCAGCAGATCATATAG
- a CDS encoding helix-turn-helix domain-containing protein encodes MDFSRVGNKIQELRKYRGYTQKELAKDICTQAQISKIEKGTIVPYSSTMFYIAERLGASMYYFFEEALTDRSDYVRSVFSMLETCRFEHDYVSMRELLSREEDNPIFKIGYYEQYMLWHKAICAYELDNEPERALELASLALDAYHKGIYTERKGEITNAMAIIYNLEHEYRKAAEICRKALQDHQSLVHPENKYIELKLTYTLTKALTYQGAYQQSIDWCSKGIDRCIDLQNSYVLGELLYQKGQNLLVLGFDESALQDWRQACSIFDTMKQIGLADHIRKEIDDYKTDGTIHLHTLQ; translated from the coding sequence ATGGATTTTTCACGGGTGGGAAATAAAATACAGGAATTGCGAAAATACCGGGGCTACACACAGAAGGAACTGGCTAAAGATATTTGTACCCAGGCCCAGATCAGTAAAATTGAAAAGGGGACTATCGTTCCGTATTCCAGCACTATGTTTTATATTGCCGAACGGCTCGGGGCCAGCATGTATTACTTTTTTGAAGAAGCATTAACAGACCGGAGTGACTACGTACGCTCTGTATTCAGCATGCTTGAAACGTGCCGGTTCGAGCATGATTACGTTTCGATGCGGGAACTTCTATCCAGAGAGGAAGACAATCCCATTTTCAAAATCGGCTATTACGAGCAGTACATGCTCTGGCATAAAGCTATTTGCGCCTATGAACTGGACAACGAACCGGAGCGGGCGCTCGAACTGGCTTCCTTGGCCCTCGATGCGTACCACAAAGGAATATATACGGAACGTAAAGGTGAAATTACAAACGCCATGGCAATTATTTATAACCTTGAACATGAGTACAGGAAAGCCGCGGAGATATGCCGGAAAGCTCTGCAGGACCATCAGAGCCTCGTACATCCGGAGAATAAATACATTGAATTAAAGCTGACGTATACCTTAACCAAAGCGCTGACCTATCAGGGGGCTTACCAGCAATCCATCGACTGGTGTTCAAAGGGCATCGACCGCTGCATTGATCTGCAGAACAGCTACGTTTTAGGAGAACTGCTTTACCAAAAAGGACAAAACCTGCTGGTGCTGGGTTTTGATGAATCTGCGCTTCAGGATTGGCGTCAGGCATGCTCCATATTTGATACAATGAAACAAATCGGTCTCGCAGACCACATCCGCAAGGAGATCGACGATTATAAAACAGACGGAACCATCCATCTGCATACACTTCAATAA
- a CDS encoding LysR family transcriptional regulator translates to MHIDELKTFLTVVEEKNFTKASEVLSLSQPTVSVHIKNLEKEFLAPLFQRTTKSLMLTKEGEVFLDHARQLMGTYVHMKESIYMMHEEVSGTIHIGASFTIGEYVLPKVMARMQKEYEGIHFEVTIANTEEIIHLVRTLKVDIGLVEGQSGAADITLTPFQTDRLAVVKSASASYSPVSREELQDQKWVVREKGSGTRESFDYVMNTNGIRLRSLLVISSTQGIKEAVKNGLGLSLLSEAAIGEEQKHNMLELLSIEGIDAKRFFSYVLPKRAERTKNIQFMIRCLTENR, encoded by the coding sequence ATGCATATTGATGAATTAAAAACCTTTTTGACCGTAGTGGAGGAAAAAAATTTCACAAAAGCCTCGGAGGTGCTCTCCCTCTCCCAGCCCACGGTAAGCGTGCATATAAAAAACCTTGAAAAGGAATTTCTGGCCCCGCTGTTTCAGCGGACGACAAAGTCATTGATGCTTACCAAGGAAGGCGAGGTATTTTTGGATCATGCCCGCCAGTTGATGGGCACCTACGTTCATATGAAGGAATCCATATATATGATGCATGAGGAAGTGAGCGGCACCATTCATATCGGAGCCAGCTTTACGATTGGGGAATACGTGCTTCCCAAAGTAATGGCCAGAATGCAAAAGGAATATGAGGGAATTCATTTTGAGGTAACAATTGCCAATACAGAGGAGATTATTCATCTGGTCCGGACACTGAAGGTCGATATCGGCCTGGTGGAAGGGCAGAGCGGAGCTGCTGATATTACGCTGACTCCTTTTCAGACGGACCGTCTGGCAGTAGTGAAGAGTGCCTCTGCCTCCTATTCACCTGTGAGCCGTGAGGAGCTGCAGGATCAGAAATGGGTGGTGCGTGAAAAAGGATCAGGGACTCGTGAGTCGTTTGATTATGTCATGAATACAAATGGAATCCGCCTGCGTTCACTTCTGGTGATCAGCAGCACACAGGGGATTAAAGAAGCTGTTAAAAACGGCCTTGGATTATCTTTGTTATCAGAAGCGGCAATTGGAGAGGAACAAAAACACAACATGCTCGAGCTTTTATCCATCGAAGGCATCGATGCGAAAAGATTTTTTTCATATGTACTTCCAAAAAGAGCAGAACGGACAAAAAATATACAGTTTATGATCCGGTGCCTCACAGAGAATCGTTAA
- a CDS encoding YeiH family protein — MKRFISSIPPLWYGLVFTFIAAVLSSALAEVAPFSAMGALVTAILLGVFWRFTAGVPEQALPGITFSSRHLLRLGIVLLGARLHLEDIYEAGFNAFFIAASGLLIVLLFIYFAARALKIDKTLSLLTACGTAVCGASAIAAIAPIVKAEQKTTTASIAIIAVVGTVFSVSYTFLFPYLEMNAYEYGVLSGGTLHEVAHAVAASEAGGTVSEDNALVTKLTRVALLIPVALVIAMLQGRKEKQNSHAIPVPWFIFGFLAMSLANTFNLLSESTAAFMVSASYGFLGMAMAGFGMQMPAASFKTISLKMLLVAVCGSLLLSFFGYVLIEAML; from the coding sequence ATGAAACGATTTATTTCTTCCATTCCCCCACTATGGTACGGACTCGTCTTTACATTTATTGCTGCTGTACTAAGCAGCGCACTCGCAGAGGTCGCCCCATTCTCAGCGATGGGGGCGTTAGTTACTGCGATTCTTTTGGGTGTCTTTTGGCGGTTTACCGCCGGTGTGCCCGAGCAGGCACTGCCGGGAATCACTTTTTCAAGCAGGCATCTGCTTCGGCTCGGCATTGTTTTACTTGGCGCGCGCCTGCATTTAGAAGATATTTACGAAGCCGGATTTAACGCTTTTTTTATTGCTGCTTCCGGATTATTAATTGTGCTTCTCTTCATTTACTTTGCTGCCAGAGCTTTAAAGATAGATAAAACCCTCAGCCTGTTAACGGCCTGTGGTACAGCTGTCTGCGGAGCTTCAGCTATCGCAGCCATAGCCCCGATTGTAAAAGCAGAACAAAAAACAACGACTGCAAGCATTGCGATTATAGCAGTTGTTGGTACTGTTTTTTCCGTTTCCTATACCTTTCTATTTCCATATCTGGAGATGAATGCATATGAATACGGCGTTTTATCCGGAGGAACTCTCCATGAAGTGGCCCATGCAGTAGCAGCCTCCGAAGCCGGGGGTACAGTTTCGGAGGACAACGCTCTGGTAACTAAATTAACAAGAGTTGCTCTTCTCATCCCAGTTGCACTTGTGATTGCCATGCTTCAGGGGCGAAAAGAAAAGCAGAATTCTCATGCGATTCCAGTTCCCTGGTTTATTTTCGGCTTTTTAGCAATGAGCCTGGCCAATACCTTTAATCTGCTCAGTGAGTCCACAGCTGCATTTATGGTCTCAGCTTCCTATGGTTTTCTGGGCATGGCTATGGCCGGCTTTGGCATGCAGATGCCGGCTGCCTCTTTTAAAACGATTAGTTTAAAGATGCTTCTCGTAGCAGTTTGCGGCTCGCTTTTATTATCTTTTTTTGGCTACGTTCTTATCGAAGCTATGCTTTAA
- a CDS encoding alpha/beta hydrolase yields the protein MEKRLVDRPRGVVVLVHGSGEHYRRYEWLIHVLKRQHLHVITGDLPGHGENDGRRGHIDSFREYTDTVYEWYREAASFKLPIFMLGHSMGGLIVIRAVSERYMPVKGIILSSPALGLYEYPNRIRELSGRLAHRLMPGKALRTGIQVQYLTRNPETRAEYQKDELVNDTVTVRWYQEMIRAMRISLAQPESFPDTPLLVMQAGEDYIVDKEATVRWFNRLHTSERTIKIWNNLYHEILNEPEQERVVRYIIHFMNQHS from the coding sequence TTGGAAAAAAGGTTAGTAGACCGCCCGCGTGGAGTTGTTGTACTGGTTCATGGATCAGGAGAACACTACCGGAGATATGAATGGCTGATCCATGTATTGAAACGCCAGCATCTGCATGTGATTACCGGTGATCTCCCGGGACACGGGGAGAATGACGGTCGAAGAGGACATATAGACAGCTTCCGTGAATACACAGATACTGTATATGAATGGTACAGAGAAGCAGCTTCCTTTAAGCTGCCTATTTTTATGCTTGGGCACAGCATGGGGGGATTAATTGTTATACGGGCGGTGTCCGAGCGGTATATGCCGGTGAAGGGTATTATTCTATCTTCTCCGGCACTTGGGCTATACGAGTATCCTAACAGAATACGGGAGCTCTCCGGCAGGCTGGCTCACCGGCTTATGCCGGGCAAGGCGCTCCGGACCGGGATCCAGGTCCAGTATTTAACAAGAAATCCGGAAACAAGAGCGGAGTACCAGAAGGATGAATTGGTGAATGATACGGTAACAGTCCGCTGGTACCAGGAAATGATCCGGGCAATGCGGATCAGTCTGGCGCAGCCGGAAAGCTTCCCGGATACTCCGCTTCTGGTCATGCAGGCCGGAGAGGATTATATCGTTGATAAAGAGGCCACTGTTCGCTGGTTCAACCGGCTGCATACGTCTGAAAGAACGATTAAAATATGGAATAATCTTTATCATGAAATACTAAACGAGCCGGAGCAGGAACGTGTAGTAAGGTATATCATTCATTTTATGAACCAGCATTCCTAA
- a CDS encoding FusB/FusC family EF-G-binding protein gives MIQIEPFLRNDQFNFIKEHVWKFAHAHATVKDADVIRALKHSVFDQIINSFHTMNDEQEKLLEKILYVEDSTQAEQILGELKMYVISFPAVTADRIKKLFPKAKKLTMPSLEEVDLKNISYLGWNDIRSERKYIITTDQRRLTGVFGTFRNTPGKGICTICSKQEETGLFMAVVKAGKETYTSRGNYICQDSGRCNENITDLRQLETFMYHLKK, from the coding sequence ATGATTCAAATTGAACCATTTTTGCGCAATGACCAGTTTAATTTTATTAAAGAGCATGTATGGAAATTTGCTCACGCGCACGCTACCGTAAAAGATGCCGACGTAATCCGTGCATTAAAGCACAGTGTCTTTGATCAAATTATCAACAGCTTCCATACGATGAACGATGAGCAGGAAAAGCTGCTGGAAAAAATCCTGTATGTAGAGGACAGCACTCAGGCAGAGCAGATTCTCGGTGAACTGAAAATGTATGTTATTTCGTTCCCGGCTGTCACCGCAGATCGGATTAAAAAGCTGTTTCCAAAGGCAAAAAAGCTGACCATGCCGTCATTGGAGGAAGTGGACCTGAAAAATATATCTTATCTGGGCTGGAATGACATCCGCTCAGAACGAAAATATATTATTACTACAGACCAAAGGAGATTGACGGGCGTGTTTGGAACATTTCGGAATACACCCGGAAAAGGGATCTGTACGATCTGCAGCAAACAGGAGGAGACGGGACTTTTTATGGCAGTAGTAAAGGCAGGAAAAGAAACGTATACGAGCCGCGGCAACTATATCTGCCAGGACAGTGGCAGGTGCAACGAAAATATTACGGATCTCCGGCAGCTTGAAACCTTTATGTATCATCTGAAAAAGTAA
- a CDS encoding DMT family transporter — MKFSGTILVVLAAILWGISGGLADILLHKGWDPLVISFYRGAVGFVCIFIWFLLRIQKTGSPSARLFIWAALAGAGVAGNFTFYFLSIEASSVAIAATLMYTAPIFVFLISFFLKQESSTFFKWGCIAVVLVGIFLLTGAYDAGGSSVTLAGAAAGLGAGLSYALFIFGFKYASAVGRPETSLTIAFFVFCLILLLFVDQQEAVSVLTSSDIGWFLLLGLVGAGISFVLYVIGIKLTTPVTASMVAMAEPVTASLFGVVLLGDSLAIIQALGIVIILVSITAFSVRQSA, encoded by the coding sequence ATGAAATTTTCAGGCACGATTTTAGTAGTACTGGCCGCGATACTGTGGGGTATTTCAGGTGGATTGGCAGATATACTTTTACATAAGGGCTGGGACCCGTTAGTCATTTCCTTTTACCGGGGAGCCGTAGGTTTTGTCTGTATTTTTATATGGTTCCTTTTACGGATTCAAAAGACTGGCTCGCCCTCCGCCCGCTTATTTATATGGGCTGCTCTCGCCGGGGCGGGCGTCGCCGGCAATTTCACCTTTTACTTCCTCAGTATTGAAGCCTCGAGCGTAGCCATTGCTGCTACGCTAATGTATACCGCACCTATATTTGTATTTCTGATTTCTTTTTTTCTAAAGCAGGAATCCTCTACTTTTTTCAAATGGGGATGTATCGCAGTAGTGCTTGTAGGAATCTTTCTCCTGACAGGAGCTTATGATGCGGGAGGGTCTTCCGTTACACTTGCAGGCGCTGCTGCCGGTCTCGGTGCCGGCCTTTCGTACGCGTTGTTTATTTTCGGATTTAAATATGCCTCTGCAGTAGGCAGACCCGAAACCTCTTTAACGATCGCCTTTTTTGTTTTTTGTTTGATTCTTCTGCTGTTTGTCGACCAACAGGAAGCAGTATCTGTTTTGACCTCCAGTGACATTGGGTGGTTTCTGCTGCTCGGCCTCGTTGGTGCAGGGATTTCCTTTGTACTTTATGTCATCGGCATAAAACTGACTACCCCGGTTACTGCTTCAATGGTTGCCATGGCAGAGCCGGTCACCGCTTCTTTGTTTGGAGTGGTTCTGCTTGGAGACAGCCTGGCAATTATTCAGGCCCTGGGCATCGTTATTATTCTGGTTTCTATTACTGCGTTCAGCGTGCGCCAGTCTGCCTAA
- a CDS encoding class I SAM-dependent methyltransferase — protein MTLPKAVAFVHWMIAQNVRPGDTVIDATCGNGGDTVFLAEAVSPSGHVHAFDIQQEAIQATYDRLQKKSLEQYITLHHCSHEYAVSVLTEAERTNVRAAVFNLGYLPGSDKQIVTSASSTTAAVLSYLHTFPPGAPVIVVIYHGHPGGYAERTAVESLAAELSEQEVRVLRYSLEFQEKAPPYVLTFEKTGEDTPGLSKLVQAYSHISTKG, from the coding sequence ATGACTCTGCCGAAAGCCGTGGCTTTTGTCCATTGGATGATTGCACAGAACGTTCGCCCCGGCGACACCGTGATTGATGCCACCTGCGGAAATGGCGGGGATACCGTCTTTCTGGCAGAGGCGGTGTCTCCTTCCGGGCATGTGCATGCCTTTGACATTCAACAGGAAGCCATTCAGGCTACATACGATCGATTACAAAAGAAAAGCCTGGAGCAATACATCACGCTCCACCACTGCAGTCATGAGTATGCAGTGTCTGTACTCACTGAAGCGGAAAGAACCAACGTCCGGGCGGCTGTTTTTAACCTCGGCTATCTGCCGGGAAGCGATAAGCAAATTGTGACGTCTGCTTCTTCTACAACTGCAGCGGTTCTTTCCTATCTTCATACGTTTCCGCCCGGCGCTCCGGTCATCGTGGTTATTTACCATGGCCACCCGGGAGGATATGCAGAACGTACAGCTGTTGAGAGCCTTGCTGCTGAACTTTCGGAACAGGAGGTACGGGTGCTTCGTTACAGCCTGGAGTTTCAGGAAAAGGCGCCTCCTTATGTGTTAACCTTTGAAAAAACAGGAGAAGACACTCCCGGTTTATCTAAATTAGTTCAAGCCTATTCACATATATCTACGAAGGGATGA
- a CDS encoding tetraprenyl-beta-curcumene synthase family protein: MSAPTSIPAIMYYGVKQTLPAARQYLSEWKQKAEQIPDDLYRQAALEAIDEKTFHYEGGSLYALIAPEHIRSELLRFIVAYQNISDYLDSICDMSQEEGVTFYRDIHEAMKHALDPAASQQDYLKRKKGEGDGGFLAALVETCQSALQSFPGFPGAQPFMEELSMYYREMQIYKHIDVNERETKLIELYEHFKDRIPPMTWYEFCAASGSTLGIYALAGYAARSPLAELQAKSIKEAHFPYVQGMHILLDYFIDQEEDVEQGSLNFTEKYASVGHMMSRLEFFKSEADKKVAKLPEAGFHKQLNKGLLSIYLSDEKVQANEKMKQQAKHLLRFGGITSLIYYWNSWMYRKKI, encoded by the coding sequence ATGTCAGCACCAACGTCTATACCAGCTATTATGTATTACGGGGTAAAGCAGACTCTGCCGGCTGCCCGCCAGTACTTAAGCGAATGGAAACAGAAAGCAGAGCAGATCCCGGATGATTTGTACCGCCAGGCAGCGCTTGAAGCAATCGATGAAAAAACGTTCCACTATGAAGGCGGATCGCTTTACGCATTGATTGCTCCCGAACATATCCGAAGCGAGCTGCTGCGTTTTATTGTTGCCTATCAAAATATCAGCGATTATTTGGACAGTATCTGTGATATGAGCCAGGAGGAGGGCGTGACCTTTTATCGTGATATTCATGAAGCGATGAAGCACGCCCTGGATCCCGCAGCCAGTCAGCAGGATTACCTTAAAAGAAAAAAAGGGGAAGGGGATGGCGGATTTTTAGCGGCTCTCGTGGAAACGTGTCAGTCTGCCCTGCAGAGCTTTCCGGGTTTTCCGGGTGCCCAGCCGTTTATGGAAGAGCTGTCCATGTATTACAGAGAGATGCAGATATACAAACACATTGATGTCAACGAGCGTGAAACCAAGCTGATTGAGCTTTACGAGCATTTTAAGGACCGGATTCCGCCGATGACCTGGTATGAATTTTGTGCTGCTTCCGGATCAACGCTTGGTATTTATGCGCTGGCCGGATACGCTGCCCGTTCTCCGCTTGCCGAGCTTCAGGCGAAATCGATTAAAGAAGCTCATTTTCCGTATGTACAGGGAATGCATATTCTGCTTGATTATTTTATTGATCAGGAAGAGGATGTGGAGCAGGGCTCGCTGAATTTCACCGAAAAATATGCGTCTGTCGGCCATATGATGTCACGTCTGGAATTTTTCAAATCCGAGGCTGATAAAAAAGTAGCTAAGCTGCCGGAAGCCGGTTTTCATAAACAATTAAACAAAGGTCTGCTCTCCATCTATTTGTCTGACGAAAAAGTACAGGCAAATGAAAAAATGAAGCAGCAGGCAAAGCATCTGCTTCGTTTTGGCGGCATTACATCGCTTATTTACTACTGGAATTCATGGATGTACCGAAAAAAAATATAA
- a CDS encoding TIGR01212 family radical SAM protein (This family includes YhcC from E. coli K-12, an uncharacterized radical SAM protein.) yields MSSELSNEEPLVWGEKRYHTWNHHLKESFGHKIFKVPLDGGFDCPNRDGNVAHGGCTFCSAAGSGDFAGNRADDVVTQFHEIKDRMHKKWKNGKYIGYFQAFSNTYAPVEELREMYEAVLAQDNVVGLSIATRPDCLPDDVVEYLAELNERTYLWVELGLQTVHETTAETINRAHDFECYKEGVDKLRKHNIRVCSHIINGLPQEDHQMMMETAQAVADLDVQGIKIHLLHLLKKTPMVKQYEKGMVEFLGRDEYVSLVVDQLEILPPDMLIHRITGDGPTELLIGPMWSVNKFEVLNEIHKEQVRRHSWQGKYYQPAPAAL; encoded by the coding sequence ATGAGCTCAGAATTATCTAACGAAGAACCGCTTGTCTGGGGAGAGAAGCGGTATCATACATGGAATCATCACTTAAAGGAATCATTCGGTCATAAAATCTTTAAAGTGCCGCTTGACGGCGGGTTTGATTGCCCAAATCGTGACGGAAATGTCGCCCACGGCGGCTGCACGTTCTGCTCTGCAGCAGGTTCCGGAGATTTTGCCGGCAACCGGGCTGACGATGTGGTTACCCAGTTCCATGAAATTAAAGACCGCATGCACAAAAAATGGAAAAATGGAAAATACATTGGTTATTTTCAGGCCTTCAGCAATACTTACGCACCCGTGGAAGAACTGCGGGAAATGTACGAAGCAGTACTCGCTCAGGATAACGTCGTCGGCCTTTCCATCGCCACCCGCCCGGACTGCCTGCCGGACGATGTAGTCGAATACCTGGCCGAGTTGAATGAACGCACCTACCTGTGGGTGGAGCTCGGGCTGCAGACAGTGCATGAGACGACTGCTGAAACGATCAACCGGGCCCACGACTTTGAGTGCTATAAAGAAGGCGTGGACAAGCTCCGCAAGCATAACATACGTGTGTGCTCCCATATTATTAACGGCCTTCCACAGGAGGACCATCAAATGATGATGGAAACGGCCCAGGCGGTGGCTGACCTTGACGTCCAAGGTATTAAAATTCATCTGCTTCACCTGTTGAAAAAGACACCAATGGTAAAGCAGTATGAAAAAGGAATGGTGGAATTCCTCGGACGTGATGAGTATGTCAGTCTTGTGGTGGACCAGCTCGAAATTCTGCCGCCGGACATGCTCATCCACCGTATTACCGGAGACGGGCCGACTGAACTTCTTATCGGGCCGATGTGGAGCGTGAACAAGTTCGAAGTACTAAATGAAATTCATAAAGAACAGGTTCGCAGACACAGCTGGCAGGGAAAATATTATCAGCCTGCCCCGGCAGCTTTATGA
- a CDS encoding carbonic anhydrase, producing MSEVVKSILEHNQQFVQNKEYETFQTDKFPNKRIVVLTCMDTRLIELLPKAMGIQNGDAKLIRNAGAMITDPYDSITRSILVALYELKAEEVLIVGHYGCGMTGLQAGQVLEKAYDRGVSSDAEAVMHAEGVSVHEWLRGFSDVEDNVHQSVQVMRNHPLLPPGTPVHGLVISPETGELTSLDMADM from the coding sequence ATGTCAGAAGTGGTGAAATCTATTTTGGAGCACAATCAGCAGTTTGTTCAAAACAAAGAGTATGAAACCTTTCAAACCGATAAATTTCCAAATAAACGCATTGTCGTTTTAACATGCATGGACACCCGGCTCATTGAACTGCTTCCTAAAGCAATGGGCATCCAGAATGGAGATGCAAAGCTGATCCGTAACGCCGGGGCAATGATTACAGATCCATATGATAGTATTACCCGCAGTATTCTGGTTGCTTTATACGAGTTAAAAGCAGAAGAAGTGCTGATTGTCGGCCATTACGGATGCGGCATGACCGGCCTTCAGGCCGGCCAGGTGCTTGAAAAAGCGTATGACCGCGGAGTTTCATCCGATGCAGAGGCAGTGATGCATGCTGAGGGCGTCTCCGTACACGAATGGCTGCGCGGTTTTTCGGATGTAGAGGACAACGTGCATCAATCGGTTCAGGTCATGAGAAACCATCCTCTCCTACCGCCCGGGACACCCGTACACGGGCTCGTTATTTCCCCGGAGACCGGGGAGCTGACATCGCTTGACATGGCTGATATGTAA